In a single window of the Actinomycetota bacterium genome:
- a CDS encoding SMP-30/gluconolactonase/LRE family protein, with protein EGGVWVALSNGGAVRRYSPDGKLDQVVELPVKKVTACTFGGPNLDELFITTSREGLQPGDQPPAGSLFRADAGVRGVPVREFAG; from the coding sequence CCGAGGGCGGGGTCTGGGTCGCGCTCTCCAACGGGGGCGCGGTGCGCCGGTACTCGCCGGACGGCAAGCTCGACCAGGTCGTAGAGCTGCCGGTCAAGAAGGTGACCGCCTGCACGTTCGGCGGGCCTAATCTCGACGAGCTTTTCATCACGACGTCCCGGGAAGGACTGCAACCCGGCGACCAGCCGCCCGCGGGTTCGCTCTTTCGCGCCGATGCCGGTGTCCGCGGGGTGCCGGTTCGCGAGTTCGCCGGGTGA